In the genome of Lathyrus oleraceus cultivar Zhongwan6 chromosome 4, CAAS_Psat_ZW6_1.0, whole genome shotgun sequence, the window TCTGAAAGAAAGTATGAGCCAACGATGTCCAACCAAGTGTTATAACATCCTTCCAGACATCGGGAAACTCAAACTAAAGTCAAATTTTTGCCTTCgaaatgtcattactgtggtaaATATGGACATATAGCCTTTTTGTAACAGACTGTATGGTTATCCAAAATATTCAACATATCCTATGGCTAACCATGTGATGATTAAAACTAGAAAGGAATGGAAACCTAAGTCTGTTGATACTTGTCTTATAGCCTATACTTCTTTTAGAGATTCATctagagaagactggtactttgatagtggatgttctagacatAGGACAGGGGTCAAGAAGTATTTAATGGACATTAAGTTTTATTCCACCAATTTTGTCACTTTTGGTGATAGAGGTAAAGGTGAAATTAAAGGGATAGGAAAGTTAGTGTGTATTGGACTTCCTAGACTTGATGATGTTCTTTTTGTAAAAGGATTGACTGCTAATCTGATCAGCATTAGTCAATtatgtgatcaaggtctaaaAGGAAATTTTACCAAGTCAGAATGTTTGGTTACCAATGAGAAGAATGATGTTTTGATGAAGGGAGTTAAGTCTAAAGACAACTGTTATTTATGGGTACCACAAGAAACTACTTATTCTTCCACATGTTAATATCTAGGGAATATGAAGTCAAGTTGTGGCACCAGAAGCTTGGGCATCTGAAACTCAAAGGTATGAAGAAGATTATGTTTAAAGAAGCTATTAGAGATCTACCAAAACTAAAAATTGTGGAGGGTAAAGTTTGTGGTGAGTGTCAAATTgggaagcaaaccaagatgtcacatccgaagtTGCAACATCAGACTACTTCCAAAGTTTTAGAAattcttcatatggacttaatggggcCTATGCAAGTTAAAAGTCTTGGTGGAAAGAGGTATTTTTATATGGTTATTGATGATTTTTCAAAGTTTACTTAGGTAAATTTTGTCAAAGAAAAATCAGACACtttgaggtattcaaagatctttgtcaACACCTTCAAAGAGAGAAGAAAAATGTGATTGTCAGAATAAGAAGTGACCATGgcaaggagtttgaaaatgcaaaaTTTTCTGAATTTAGTTCTTCTGAAGgtattggtcatgagttctcatctcccatcactcttcagcaaaatggagttgtagaatGCAAGAGCAGAACATTACAAGAATCATCTAGAGTCATGCTTCATGCCAAAAATCTTCCTTATCATTTTTGGGCTGAGGCAATGAACACTGCTTGTTATATCCACAACTGTGTTACTCTGAGAGCTGGTATATCATCTACTATCTATTAATTATGGAAATGAAGGAAACATATTGTTACATATTTTCATGTGTTTGGGAGTAAATGTTACACTCTGGATGATTGTGAATAGAGGagaaagatggatcccaaaagtgatgaagggATATTTCTTGGTTACTCTTGACTCCAGAGCCAAGGTCATGctggaatccattaatgttgtggttgatgattaAATTATTGTGAAAGGGATTGATGTCGAtgaagatgttggaacatcttCTCAGCAGACCGATGCTTCAGAAAATATGGAAGACATTGAATCCAACATTGATCCAACAAGGACTGAATCAGATAACCCTTAAGACAACAAAGGTGCCTCTATTAGAATTCATAAAGATCATCCAAATGAACTTATTATTGGAAATCTTAATAAAGGGATCACCACTAAATCCAGAGATGTGATATCCAATGCTTGCTTTATCTCAAAGtttgaacctaaaaatgtgaaggaggccttgactgatgaattctggatcaatgttatgcaagaaGAACTAGGGAAGTTCAAAAGGAACGAAGTGTGGGACCTAGTTCCTAGGCCTGAAGGGATGAATGTTATTGGCACCAAAtggatttacaagaacaaatCAGATGAAAATGGAATTGTGACCAGAAACAACGCTAGGCTTGTTGCTCAAGGAT includes:
- the LOC127137782 gene encoding uncharacterized protein LOC127137782, whose protein sequence is MNILDIVNSSNASGEKMSDEKLVRKILGSMPKKFDMKVTTIDEAQDIYNMKVKELIGSLQTFELVISDRSEKKNKIITFISNSDDEEAQFDMEIDEGISNAIVLLGRQFHKCHGCEGFCHIISECPTFTNRYESEGEPDDEMIKHVTTFTNRYESDEDSYDEDVSYEELTKSYRELLYGYPKYSTYPMANHVMIKTRKEWKPKSVDTCLIAYTSFRDSSREDWYFDSGCSRHRTGVKKYLMDIKFYSTNFVTFGDRGKGEIKGIGKEYEVKLWHQKLGHLKLKGMKKIMFKEAIRDLPKLKIVEGKVCGKFCQRKIRHFEVFKDLCQHLQREKKNVIVRIRSDHGKEFENAKFSEFSSSEGIDVDEDVGTSSQQTDASENMEDIESNIDPTRTESDNP